The DNA window AGCGGAACAACAGTGACTATTTCGTGACGATGACGGAACACGACGAACATCGCCAACAAAGCCTTACGCAGGCGACCGAGGCACGCGGCCTGGAGGCGCTGATCTCGCGCGCGGCGCGGGCCGGCAAGGGCGCGGCCCCCGTCGAGCGCTGGAATCCCGATTTTTGCGGTGATCTCGACATGGAGATCAAGGCCGACGGCACCTGGTTTTACCTGGGAACGCCGATCGGCCGGATGCCGCTGGTGCAGCTTTTCTCCTCGGTGCTGCGCAAGGACGCGGATGGCAGGACCTATCTGGTGACGCCGGTGGAAAAAGTCGGCATCCGCGTCGCCGACGCGCCGTTCATCGCCGTCGAACTGGATGTTTCGGGCAGCGGCGAGGAACAGATCATCACCTTTCGCACCAATGTCGGCGACGTGGTCGAGGCCGGACCGGAGCGGCCGCTGCGCTTCGTCGACGAGAACGAGACCGGCGGCCTGAAGCCCTATGTGCTGGTACGCGGCCGGCTGGAAGCGCTGGTGGCGCGGCCCGTCATGTACGAACTGGTAGGACATGGCGAGGAGATCGAGGTCGGCGGCGAGACCATGTTCGCGGTCCGCTCGAAGGGCGCTGTGTTTCCAATCATGCCGGCTGGCCAACTTAAGCGGCTGAGCGCATGATGGACCAGGTGTCACCGGCGCCGTTTTCATCGGCGGATTTTCGCGCGCGCTTTGCTGCGCAGCCGCAAGCGCATGCCGGCGACGATTATGGCGACCATCGCTTCAATCCAGGCCATCCGCGCCTCAACCAGGGCAAGGCGCTGCGCGACGCGGCGGTGCTGATCCCGGTGGTCGATCATGATGGTGAGGCCACGGTTCTCCTGACCAAACGGGCCGAAAAGCTGCGCAGCCATTCGGGGCAGGTGGCCTTTCCCGGCGGCACCATCGACCCGACCGACGCAAGCCCGGAAGCGGCGGCGCTGCGCGAGACCTTCGAGGAGATCGGGCTTGGCCGGGATCGCATCGAGATCATCGGCCGCATGCCGGACTATGTCGCCGGCAGCGGCTACAGGATCGCGCCGGTGCTCGGCATCGTTCGGCCCGGCTTCCAGCTGACCTTGAACGCCGACGAGGTCGATGCCGCCTTCGAGGTGCCGTTGCACTTCCTGATGGACCCGTTGAACCACAAGCGCGACAGCCGCATGTGGAACGATCTCGAATGGTTCTTCTACGACATGCCCTATGGCGACCGGCGCATCTGGGGCGTCACCGCCGGCATCATCCGTACACTCTATGAAAGGCTTTATGCGTGAGTGTTTCGATCGCGGGCAGGGCCGACTGGCTCACCGAAAAGCATTTGCAGCGCCTGCTTGCCGCCTTGGCCGAAGGCGGCGAAGAGGCGCGTGTCGCCGGT is part of the Mesorhizobium loti genome and encodes:
- a CDS encoding CoA pyrophosphatase, which translates into the protein MDQVSPAPFSSADFRARFAAQPQAHAGDDYGDHRFNPGHPRLNQGKALRDAAVLIPVVDHDGEATVLLTKRAEKLRSHSGQVAFPGGTIDPTDASPEAAALRETFEEIGLGRDRIEIIGRMPDYVAGSGYRIAPVLGIVRPGFQLTLNADEVDAAFEVPLHFLMDPLNHKRDSRMWNDLEWFFYDMPYGDRRIWGVTAGIIRTLYERLYA
- a CDS encoding DUF1285 domain-containing protein, producing MTEHDEHRQQSLTQATEARGLEALISRAARAGKGAAPVERWNPDFCGDLDMEIKADGTWFYLGTPIGRMPLVQLFSSVLRKDADGRTYLVTPVEKVGIRVADAPFIAVELDVSGSGEEQIITFRTNVGDVVEAGPERPLRFVDENETGGLKPYVLVRGRLEALVARPVMYELVGHGEEIEVGGETMFAVRSKGAVFPIMPAGQLKRLSA